The Miscanthus floridulus cultivar M001 chromosome 17, ASM1932011v1, whole genome shotgun sequence genome has a window encoding:
- the LOC136517659 gene encoding uncharacterized protein isoform X2, producing the protein MGRDDEQVDSMEIDDQKQQQLEAPAAVPEGFNTDYLRVYYGKLFPYGDFFKWLCYGNDGEHPGCDQSYVGRREFSFTLENDIYLRFQSFDSATELESSIKEKCPFKIDIGPVYSVDPSKRHAYAQSGNNVFVPVERELIFDIDISDYDDVRYCCSGADVCLDCWPLMTIAIKILDTSLRDDFGFSHILWVYSGRRGVHCWVCDSRARKLSNEQRAAIADYFRVYKGGENALKKVSLAGPVLHPFLARSYMDVLKTFFEDRLLLSQQLFSSEERCQKILDLIPDENVASEVHDKWQGNRRSSISKEDVNATRWEQLKTTLHSGKHKGLRRCVEEIVFSYTYPRLDMEVTKHMNHLLKAPFCIHPKTGRVCVPIDPSNCDDFDPAAVPTLSQLLGELNATGFQADSDNSLERTSLGKSISFFRTSFLHPFLKACKEELESAYNAKLQQSKNSLNW; encoded by the exons ATGGGTAGGGACGATGAGCAGGTTGACTCTATGGAGATTGACGACCAGAAGCAGCAACAGCTAGAAGCCCCCGCTGCGGTGCCAGAAGGGTTCAACACTGACTATCTCCGTGTCTACTACG GAAAGCTCTTCCCATATGGTGATTTCTTCAAATGGCTTTGTTATGGAAATG ATGGAGAGCACCCTGGATGTGATCAGTCATATGTTGGACGTCGAGAGTTTTCATTTACACTGGAGAATGACATCTACTTGCGCTTCCAATCCTTTGATAGTGCTACTGAattggagagttctatcaaggaGAAGTGCCCATTCAAGATTGATATTGGACCTGTCTACAGCGTAGAT CCTTCAAAGCGTCATGCTTATGCCCAATCTGGCAATAATGTCTTTGTACCAGTGGAGAGAGAACTAATTTTTGACATT GATATATCTGATTATGATGATGTTCGCTACTGCTGCTCTGGAGCTGATGTCTGCTTAGACTGCTGGCCCTTAATGACAATTGCTATCAAAATTTTGGATACTTCTCTTAGAG ATGATTTTGGTTTCAGTCACATACTATGGGTATACAGTGGCCGTCGTGGTGTCCATTGCTGGGTCTGTGATAGCAGAGCAAGAAA GCTCAGCAATGAACAAAGGGCTGCAATTGCTGACTACTTTCGAGTCTACAAG GGTGGTGAAAATGCACTGAAGAAAGTATCGTTGGCTGGACCTGTCCTCCATCCCTTCCTTGC CCGGTCATACATGGATGTTCTCAAAACCTTCTTTGAAGATAGGTTGCTCCTTAGCCAACAACTCTTTTCATCAGAGGAGAGATGTCAGAAGATCCTTGATCTCATCCctgatgaaa ATGTTGCTAGTGAGGTCCATGACAAGTGGCAGGGAAATAGACGATCTTCTATTTCAAAGGAAGATGTCAATGCGACCAGATGGGAGCAATTGAAGACGACTTTACACTCAGGAAAACACAAG GGGCTTCGTAGATGTGTGGAAGAGATTGTCTTCTCGTACACATATCCTAGACTTGACATGGAG GTAACAAAGCACATGAATCATTTACTAAAAGCTCCCTTTTGTATACATCCAAAGACAG GTCGTGTTTGTGTTCCAATTGATCCCAGTAACTGTGATGATTTTGATCCTGCAGCTGTTCCGACTCTATCACAG CTTTTAGGAGAGCTCAATGCTACTGGTTTTCAGGCAGATTCTGACAATA GTTTGGAAAGAACGTCCCTTGGGAAATCCATCAGTTTTTTCAGAACTTCCTTTCTGCACCCATTCCTGAAAGCATGCAAG GAGGAACTGGAAAGTGCATATAATGCAAAGCTTCAACAGTCCAAGAATTCCTTGAACTGGTAA
- the LOC136517659 gene encoding uncharacterized protein isoform X1: MGRDDEQVDSMEIDDQKQQQLEAPAAVPEGFNTDYLRVYYGKLFPYGDFFKWLCYGNDGEHPGCDQSYVGRREFSFTLENDIYLRFQSFDSATELESSIKEKCPFKIDIGPVYSVDPSKRHAYAQSGNNVFVPVERELIFDIDISDYDDVRYCCSGADVCLDCWPLMTIAIKILDTSLRDDFGFSHILWVYSGRRGVHCWVCDSRARKLSNEQRAAIADYFRVYKGGENALKKVSLAGPVLHPFLARSYMDVLKTFFEDRLLLSQQLFSSEERCQKILDLIPDENVASEVHDKWQGNRRSSISKEDVNATRWEQLKTTLHSGKHKGLRRCVEEIVFSYTYPRLDMEVTKHMNHLLKAPFCIHPKTGRVCVPIDPSNCDDFDPAAVPTLSQLLGELNATGFQADSDNSLERTSLGKSISFFRTSFLHPFLKACKVWTLSYFISVAMLASICIYVNN; this comes from the exons ATGGGTAGGGACGATGAGCAGGTTGACTCTATGGAGATTGACGACCAGAAGCAGCAACAGCTAGAAGCCCCCGCTGCGGTGCCAGAAGGGTTCAACACTGACTATCTCCGTGTCTACTACG GAAAGCTCTTCCCATATGGTGATTTCTTCAAATGGCTTTGTTATGGAAATG ATGGAGAGCACCCTGGATGTGATCAGTCATATGTTGGACGTCGAGAGTTTTCATTTACACTGGAGAATGACATCTACTTGCGCTTCCAATCCTTTGATAGTGCTACTGAattggagagttctatcaaggaGAAGTGCCCATTCAAGATTGATATTGGACCTGTCTACAGCGTAGAT CCTTCAAAGCGTCATGCTTATGCCCAATCTGGCAATAATGTCTTTGTACCAGTGGAGAGAGAACTAATTTTTGACATT GATATATCTGATTATGATGATGTTCGCTACTGCTGCTCTGGAGCTGATGTCTGCTTAGACTGCTGGCCCTTAATGACAATTGCTATCAAAATTTTGGATACTTCTCTTAGAG ATGATTTTGGTTTCAGTCACATACTATGGGTATACAGTGGCCGTCGTGGTGTCCATTGCTGGGTCTGTGATAGCAGAGCAAGAAA GCTCAGCAATGAACAAAGGGCTGCAATTGCTGACTACTTTCGAGTCTACAAG GGTGGTGAAAATGCACTGAAGAAAGTATCGTTGGCTGGACCTGTCCTCCATCCCTTCCTTGC CCGGTCATACATGGATGTTCTCAAAACCTTCTTTGAAGATAGGTTGCTCCTTAGCCAACAACTCTTTTCATCAGAGGAGAGATGTCAGAAGATCCTTGATCTCATCCctgatgaaa ATGTTGCTAGTGAGGTCCATGACAAGTGGCAGGGAAATAGACGATCTTCTATTTCAAAGGAAGATGTCAATGCGACCAGATGGGAGCAATTGAAGACGACTTTACACTCAGGAAAACACAAG GGGCTTCGTAGATGTGTGGAAGAGATTGTCTTCTCGTACACATATCCTAGACTTGACATGGAG GTAACAAAGCACATGAATCATTTACTAAAAGCTCCCTTTTGTATACATCCAAAGACAG GTCGTGTTTGTGTTCCAATTGATCCCAGTAACTGTGATGATTTTGATCCTGCAGCTGTTCCGACTCTATCACAG CTTTTAGGAGAGCTCAATGCTACTGGTTTTCAGGCAGATTCTGACAATA GTTTGGAAAGAACGTCCCTTGGGAAATCCATCAGTTTTTTCAGAACTTCCTTTCTGCACCCATTCCTGAAAGCATGCAAGGTATGGACTCTTTCCTATTTCATTTCTGTGGCAATGCTGGCATCCATATGCATATATGTGAATAATTGA
- the LOC136515672 gene encoding uncharacterized protein: MDEQGHDNELGQDNDGAAIPTSDAIPGEMVILYDKKNPSMDLGIVYPIMEEFKMTVRQFAINKEFDLGTEKSCKTRYRAYCKSGDEDCPCPWRINGTKHKGQSTKEVTVLVDKHTCVSSIRQITTTPNLKWVASKAMSILRDDPNIGAKELQKKLQTGHKCQIAYDTVWRGKERALDEVYGKWEESFELLFRWKVEVMKRCPESVIEIEVLEVDGQVYFHHFFCAIKPCIDGFLEGCRPHLSIDATALNGRLNGHLAAAIAVDGHNWMYPLAYGFIASKTTNN; encoded by the exons ATGGATGAACAGGGGCATGATAATGAGCTTGGACAAGATAATGATGGTGCTGCCATTCCTACTAGTGATGCCATACCAGGTGAAATGGTCATTTTATATGATAAGAAAAACCCATCCATGGATTTAGGAATAGTGTACCCAATAATGGAGGAGTTCAAGATGACAGTGCGGCAATTTGCCATCAATAAGGAGTTTGATTTAGGAACAGAGAAGTCATGTAAGACGAGATATAGAGCTTATTGCAAGTCTGGTGATGAAGATTGCCCTTGCCCTTGGCGGATAAATGGCACCAAACATAAAGGCCAAAGCACTAAGGAG GTAACCGTCTTAGTCGATAAACATACATGTGTGTCAAGCATAAGGCAGATAACTACAACTCCAAATCTAAAGTGGGTAGCTAGCAAGGCTATGAGTATCCTTAGAGATGATCCAAATATTGGTGCTAAGGAATTGCAAAAGAAGTTGCAAACAGGTCACAAGTGTCAAATTGCATATGACACTGTATGGCGGGGTAAAGAAAGAGCTCTTGATGAGGTTTATGGCAAATGGGAAGAGAGTTTTGAGCTGTTGTTTAGGTGGAAGGTCGAGGTAATGAAGCGGTGCCCCGAGAGTGTCATTGAAATTGAGGTACTTGAGGTGGATGGTCAAGTATATTTCCACCATTTTTTCTGTGCTATTAAACCATGCATTGATGGTTTCTTGGAAGGTTGTAGGCCTCATTTGAGCATAGATGCCACAGCACTTAATGGAAGGTTGAATGGTCACTTGGCCGCAGCTATAGCAGTTGATGGTCATAATTGGATGTATCCACTCGCTTATGGCTTCATAGCTTCTAAAACAACAAACAACTAG
- the LOC136515674 gene encoding auxin response factor 2-like: MAGIDLNTVEEEDEAEAEAPPVAARAGGAVCLELWHVYAGPVAPPLLKGNAVLYLLQGHLEHIGGDAERRAWARVREDEDVGRDGEDGAAMKPLARTPHMFYKTLTTSDTSTHGGFSTPRRAAEDYFPPLDYSQWRPLVVFI, from the exons ATGGCGGGCATTGACCTCAAcaccgtggaggaggaggatgaggcggaggcggaggcgccgCCTGTGGCTGCCAGGGCCGGTGGCGCCGTGTGCTTGGAGCTGTGGCACGTGTATGCGGGACCCGTCGCGCCGCCGCTGCTCAAGGGCAACGCCGTCTTGTACTTGCTGCAGGGCCACCTCGAGCACATCGGCGGCGACGCGGAgaggcgggcgtgggcgcgggttCGGGAGGACGAGGACGTGGGTCGCGACGGCGAGGACGGGGCCGCCATGAAGCCGCTCGCACGGACGCCGCACATGTTCTACAAGACGCTCACGACCTCCGACACCAGCACGCACGGTGGCTTCTccacgccgcgccgcgccgccgaggACTACTTCCCACCGCTG GACTACAGCCAGTGGAGGCCTTTAGTTGTGTTCATTTGA
- the LOC136517690 gene encoding LOW QUALITY PROTEIN: uncharacterized protein (The sequence of the model RefSeq protein was modified relative to this genomic sequence to represent the inferred CDS: inserted 1 base in 1 codon) — protein sequence MAATAASEYSIDRKLSALVEQAQPSAAAMRAATESVAELIKRVPQQQATPEAARGFMRDLGLETEKLSFTFRPPEVVRLAGSHAAGAVARPDVAADLLVRLPKECFHEKDFLNHRYHAKRCLYLCVVEKNLRCSKLIRKVSWSTLQDETRKPVLHVYPETEIADHPGFYVRVIPTANSLFNVSKLNVSTRNNVCAYTKDGVNLPTPKYNCSILEDMFLEENADFMSSTFANWKALQEALVLVKVWAHQRTSIYTHDCLNGYLISAILVFLTVDSGGSMITRSMTTRQIFRVLMKFLATSKVWAKGLVIQSMKKRTVTKEDIATCLKTFDVAIFDISGHVNLVFRMTKSAFLELQDEAACALSCLDKCRDGGLEELFMTKVDFGAKFDSCLRINLKGNSKVSALSYCVDDESWRILEKDVQSLLQRGLTDRTKMIRVLWRSTPSEWKIVEGFSEFGSSLLLVGMMVSSLEKSFRLVDIGPNPENRIEAIKFRKFWGEKAELRRFKDGNIAESTVWECQSWEKHTIIKRIADYVLMKHLLLQKDDLIHVVDQLDFCLLVDGQDPVSSSGALLEAFDTIAKXLHLLDDIPLKISTVQPLDAAFRHTSVFPPEPHPLAYGTNSQRLPKCAAACIKSLEVMIQLEGSGNWPLDPVAMEKTKAAFLLKIGESLEDRGMFVSASEDEVNVLTSGYSFLLKIFHERGLVLQKLVGDDKTQSALSEDKMLFQRSQHSSMINGLHGRYQVYGPVVRLAKRWISAHLFSSFISEEAVELVVAYIFLKPFPFHAPSSRAAGFLCFLRLLSSFDWTFSPMVIDINNDFTLKDEKEINDNFMLSRKSYEQKPHDIEPAMFLATPYDKTSEAWTKQSPSKSVLKWIAAYAKSSAELLTNLTLHGQSGEYTWECLFRTPMSNYDAVILLHQEKLCCPHHVLFPAKTPDGKLVVWGKPSKDFCPYMPLNKGAVKGLHDAREKLLVNFDPTTYFL from the exons atggccgccaccgccgcctccgaaTACTCCATCGATCGCAAGCTCTCAGCGCTCGTGGAGCAAGCTCAGCCGAGCGCGGCGGCCATGCGCGCCGCCACCGAGTCCGTCGCGGAGCTCATCAAGAGGGTGCCGCAGCAGCAAGCGACGCCGGAGGCCGCGCGGGGGTTCATGAGGGACCTGGGGCTGGAGACCGAGAAGCTTTCGTTCACCTTCCGGCCGCCGGAGGTGGTGCGGCTCGCCGGGAGCCACGCGGCCGGCGCGGTAGCGAGGCCCGACGTCGCTGCCGACCTCCTCGTACGCTTGCCAAAG GAATGCTTCCACGAGAAGGATTTCTTAAATCACCGATACCATGCAAAGAGGTGTCTTTACCTCTGTGTTGTTGAGAAAAACTTGAGGTGCTCTAAATTAATCCGCAAAGTTTCATGGTCTACCCTCCAAGATGAGACCCGAAAGCCTGTGCTTCATGTATATCCAG AAACCGAAATTGCAGACCATCCTGGATTCTATGTAAGAGTAATCCCAACTGCAAATTCTTTGTTCAACGTTTCAAAGTTGAATGTATCAACAAGAAACAATGTCTGTGCATATACAAAAG ATGGTGTAAACCTACCCACACCAAAGTACAATTGTAGCATATTGGAGGATATGTTTTTGGAGGAAAATGCAGACTTTATGAGTAGCACCTTTGCTAACTGGAAAGCTTTGCAAGAGGCCTTGGTGCTGGTAAAG GTCTGGGCACATCAAAGAACTTCAATATACACACATGATTGTCTCAATGGATACTTAATTTCTGCCATCCTTGTGTTTCTTACTGTGGACTCTGGAGGAAGCATGATTACTAGATCAATGACCACAAGACAAATTTTCCGTGTATTGATGAAATTTTTGG CAACTTCCAAGGTGTGGGCAAAGGGATTGGTGATTCAATCAATGAAGAAGCGTACGGTTACCAAAGAG GACATTGCCACTTGCCTGAAGACATTTGATGTTGCCATATTTGATATATCTGGCCACGTAAATTTGGTGTTTCGGATGACGAAGTCTGCTTTTTTAGAG CTTCAAGATGAGGCAGCTTGCGCGCTTAGTTGCCTTGATAAATGCAGAGATGGTGGACTTGAAGAGCTTTTTATGACCAAAGTTGACTTTGGTGCTAAGTTCGACTCATGCTTGAG GATAAACTTGAAAGGGAACTCTAAGGTTTCTGCATTAAGCTATTGTGTGGATGACGAGTCTTGGAGAATTCTTGAGAAAGATGTTCAGTCTTTGCTGCAACGAGGACTTACAGATAGAACAAAGATGATCCGAGTCCTGTGGAGAAGCACACCTTCTGAATGGAAAATAGTGGAA GGTTTCTCAGAATTTGGCAGCAGTCTGCTTCTCGTTGGTATGATGGTTAGCTCATTGGAAAAAAGTTTTCGCCTTGTTGATATTGGTCCAAACCCTGAGAACCGCATTGAA GCTATTAAATTTAGGAAATTTTGGGGAGAGAAAGCTGAGCTTAGAAGATTCAAGGATGGAAATATTGCTGAAAGCACAG TTTGGGAATGCCAATCTTGGGAGAAGCACACAATTATTAAAAGGATTGCTGATTATGTGCTTATGAAACATTTGTTACTGCAGAAGGATGATTTGATTCATGTTGTTGATCAGCTGGACTTTTGCCTCTTAGTTGATGGCCAAG ATCCAGTATCGTCTTCTGGAGCTTTGCTTGAAGCTTTTGATACTATTGCTA CATTACATCTCTTAGATGATATTCCTCTTAAAATATCTACCGTGCAACCCCTAGACGCAG CTTTTAGGCACACTTCTGTGTTTCCTCCTGAACCTCATCCACTGGCATATGGAACGAATTCTCAGAGGCTACCAAAATGCGCAGCAGCTTGCATAAAATCTTTAGAAGTTATGATTCAG CTAGAGGGATCTGGTAACTGGCCCTTGGATCCCGTGGCCATGGAGAAGACAAAGGCTGCATTTCTTTTAAAAATTGGCGAAAG CTTGGAGGATCGAGGAATGTTTGTTTCAGCCAGTGAAGATGAGGTGAATGTCCTTACATCTGGATATTCATTCTTACTCAAAATATTTCATGAAAGAGGTTTAGTGCTGCAAAAGCTAG TTGGAGATGACAAGACACAAAGTGCTCTATCAGAAGATAAGATGCTTTTTCAGCGGAGCCAACACTCTAGTATGATCAATGGTCTGCATGGCCGTTACCAGGTGTATGGACCAGTAGTTAG GCTAGCAAAAAGATGGATTTCTGCACATCTATTTTCATCATTTATCTCAGAGGAGGCAGTTGAGTTGGTAGTTGCGTATATATTTTTGAAGCCATTCCCGTTCCATGCTCCTTCTTCTCGGGCTGCTGGGTTTCTCTG TTTTTTGCGGTTGTTATCCAGTTTTGACTGGACCTTTTCACCCATGGTTATTGACATAAATAATGACTTCACCCTGAAGGATGAGAAGGAGATCA ATGATAACTTTATGCTGAGCAGAAAATCTTATGAGCAAAAGCCTCATGATATAGAGCCTGCAATGTTTCTTGCTACGCCATATGATAAAACATCTGAAGCATGGACAAAACAGTCACCAAGCAAGTCG GTTCTTAAATGGATAGCTGCTTATGCTAAAAGCAGTGCGGAGCTTTTAACAAATCTTACACTTCATGGTCAATCAGGGGAATATACATGGGAG TGCCTGTTCCGAACACCTATGAGCAATTATGATGCTGTTATTCTCCTCCATCAAGAGAAGCTTTGTTGTCCCCATCATGTACTTTTTCCTGCCAAGACTCCCGATG GTAAGTTGGTGGTCTGGGGCAAACCAAGTAAAGATTTCTGCCCCTATATGCCACTTAACAAAGGGGCCGTGAAAGGTTTGCACGACGCAAGAGAGAAACTTTTGGTAAACTTTGACCCAACTACGTACTTCTTGTGA